GCATACCGGTTGGATCATGGATTTTGCTGAGTTAAAAGCCGCGTTTAAGCCGACTTACGACAGACTCGATCACTACTATTTGAACGATATTCCTGGCTTAGAAAATCCAACCAGTGAAGTGCTGGCCAAATGGATTTGGGATCAGATTAAACCTGTGGTCCCTCTGCTAAGTGCTGTAATGGTGAAAGAAACCTGCACAGCAGGCTGCGTGTACCGCGGCGAGTGATTGTAGGCTTGCCGGATGGCAATGCGTCTTATCCGGCCTGCAACAAGCAACAAACTCTGGCCGGGTAAGCGAAACGCTCCCGGCACAGTTATCAGGCAATATTCAGATATTTATGGGTTTGCATCGACAGACGCCAGTTGCGCGCAATACAGGTATCAATACACAAACGCGTCGCATCTTCTTTCTGGCTGATTGGCTGTAAGGCGATGATTCGTGGTTTGTCGTCGCTCAACGTCGCCAGCAGTTCATCCAGCGCTTCAATATCGCGAACGCGACCAACCGGATGTTTGATTTCATTCGCGCGCTCCAGCGCCTGCGACAGCACATCATAACCGCCACGCATATTTACCTTCGGCGATACGGTCACCCAGGTATTCGGCGTACAGCGTACTTCGTGGGTACCACTGGTTTCAATCTGGCAGCTAAAGCCGTTCTTTTCCAGCAGGTCAGTCAGCGGCATCAGGTCATGAATGCAGGGCTCGCCGCCGGTGATCACCACGTGACGGGCGGTATACCCCTGACGCGAAATGACCGCCAGCAGATCCTCACTGCTCGCCGCCCCCCATTTGTCGCTTTCTTTGGTCTTGGCCAGGATGCTGTACAGGGAGACTTCCCGATCCTCAAGCTTATCCCAGGTGTGTTTGGTATCGCACCAGGCACAGCCAACCGGGCATCCCTGTAAACGAATAAAAATGGCGGGGACGCCGGTAAAGTAACCCTCACCTTGCAGGGTCTGGAACATCTCGTTAATCGGGTACTGCATAGCGCTCTCAATATGGGGATAAA
This window of the Citrobacter freundii ATCC 8090 = MTCC 1658 = NBRC 12681 genome carries:
- the queD gene encoding 6-carboxytetrahydropterin synthase QueD, coding for MSTTLFKDFTFEAAHRLPHVPEGHKCGRLHGHSFMVRLEITGEVDPHTGWIMDFAELKAAFKPTYDRLDHYYLNDIPGLENPTSEVLAKWIWDQIKPVVPLLSAVMVKETCTAGCVYRGE
- the queE gene encoding 7-carboxy-7-deazaguanine synthase QueE, which encodes MQYPINEMFQTLQGEGYFTGVPAIFIRLQGCPVGCAWCDTKHTWDKLEDREVSLYSILAKTKESDKWGAASSEDLLAVISRQGYTARHVVITGGEPCIHDLMPLTDLLEKNGFSCQIETSGTHEVRCTPNTWVTVSPKVNMRGGYDVLSQALERANEIKHPVGRVRDIEALDELLATLSDDKPRIIALQPISQKEDATRLCIDTCIARNWRLSMQTHKYLNIA